The DNA sequence ACTGTATGTGAtagagcaaatctgaggtcatttctggatttagaatgccaaattcctataaaaccagcaaAGTTTTTATGACTCTCAATTTTGCAGGCCTGTGATATCACTAAGTTCACcatagtaaataaatacatatgacCTTCTGCATCATATTATTTGACTTCAAGCCTTATTTAGTTTGATGTTTTACATAGAAAAATAGATTTGTCAGAGTGTTTGATAAATTTAAAGATGAAGACCTTTAACATGTTTAACAAAGTCAttttaaactgtactgtttttaagtcaAAGACAATATAACTGATCTTTAAAATTCTACCATGTGTCCTGTGTCTTTAATAAAATTAAAGGTTAGTAAAATTATGAAATTAACTTGTCTTTATATGAATGTAGGATGGTCTCCACAAAAAGAAGCACTTTAGCTGGACTGAGAACACATTCTGAATCTGAACTGAAGAAAACTTCAATCTCTGCTTTTTTCTCCAATGAATACCTTCAACAAGTCCCATGCCTGAATGTACAGCTGATGTTCAGTTGAATAAAAGAGACGGAGCACATGATAGTTTTTGCAGATGTTTATATGAAATGTTTTCCAAATTTTAGTATGCTTATAAGTTTTAGGTATTCTATGTGAAAATAATTGAGCACAGTTTTTATATTTGAATTACCAGGAAGTATACAGTTTTGACAGATCTGCATCACTGTATTATTAATGTTAAGTGCCAGCATGCCTCTGTCAGTGCTTCTTGGATTTCAAAAAGAATTATTAAATGTATATAACTAAATTCTTATTTTAATCtgctttaattgtatttaattcttcattattattgttactggAATTTTGTGTATCTTTCAAAAGGGAGGGGCATTGTTATTTTGAGGATTTTTTGTATCTTGTTACACTTGTGCCAGCAACATACTGCACAggagtttgtaaaaaaaaaagagagagaggcagaattCTGACATTATGTTGAGTTATGATTTAGCAAGACATAAGAATCACCTTGTATGCTTGACCTCTGTCTGTTCTCCAACTCTTGTAATTAACCATAGCTTGTTGTGACAAACCTAGCATACTCTGGTTGCTATTTTCAAACAAGCCAACTTCAGCCTCTGGTTACTGAAACTAGATTGTTTAAACTAACCATAGCTCAAACTAACCTGCAAACTATGATTAATCAAAAGTGAATACTTACAAACTCCTCGTTCTCCTCATTCACAGGTGGGAGTTCACAAACCCAGGGAAATACTAGACTTATTCATATATCATTAAACCCTAGTTTGGTGTGATGTCTAAACACAGCAATTGTACCTTCAGTTATTTTCTTAGACCCTGTAGTGAGAACTAAGAATAATGTTCTGAAGGAGCTCCTCACAAACATATAAAGATATCTAGATTTTACATTGTAGGTCTAACATGAAAAATTGTTTTGAGACAGGATTTTTCAGAGATGGGGACATATACAGTACTTAGAACTCCTTCCCAGAAGATATTTATAGATATATGGTACAGGGCTCATCCTGTTTGGAATTTTACCAAAATTGTTAGATTTTGATCTAAAGCAAGAGCCTCTGATTAGCCAGGTCTACTTCAATAGAAAGagcagactgcaactccagaaatttcttaAGAACttcccctgaagaaggccatttgGTGATAAGGCTGAAACACAATgggctttttaaagaaatcaaaaatTTTGAACCATCATACAGCACATGGGATTTTGCCTCCTATCATTCTTCCActgtaaatatgtttttttaaattctgacTTAAATTACCTAACTATTGGACTAGCAACAAGATCATTCAACAAGTGAGGTTTGAAAGTTGATTTGCAACTGTACAAATACAGATACTTGCTTAGCTGAAGAACATCTTCACAAAGATGAGCCTCAAATAAGAACATCTACAATGTATTTATCACTGTCATTTATTTAGTGTATAAACTATAAATGCTCATTTTTCTCCATCTTGCCAAACCTCTCAAGAATGCAAGCATTTTTTTGTAGAAAATTGGTGAATGGCTCAAATAATTTTGATAAAAAAAGTTTGTTTCTCCTTGTCAGACTGTTTATGCACCAGCCATTCTTGCAATGCAGATGCATGACTAAAGGGTGCTTAatcccttgaaataattttgctTCAACACCATATATTCAGGAGAAGGGCTGCTTTAAAAGGAAAGACTCATCAGTCATCAACTAGAAGAGGTGGGAAGGAAGCTCCTCCTCACAAAAAATATTGAGATCTAATATTTCTTTATTCAAGCATTTTTATCCTGTGTCTCTGCCAAAACGTCTCCTGTATATGTCTAAATCCAATTTctaatcccactgattcagtgggatttacatacaTGTTGTCTTACTATTCAGCAGTTTATTCAGTGGGACTATTGTAGCTAGAGAATCACTGAAAAACaggtgaattattattattattagtattatgctttatttatatagcgctgtagacttgcacagcgctgtacatacaaacaataaaatagataagagtaaacctgcccatggcgtacaatctaagaaataatagcataatacatataaataataacaatacaggaaagggttcaataaaacaggcagaacattaaaaacgtcaaatagcaaataagctaaaaatatataatatcaaAGGAagagggggtggggaggaaatgAACTAGTGAAGCTatcttttctgctgttctagtGTACTGGCCATGCTTCCCATCTCAGCACTCTTCGCTGCAGCTGGCTAAAACACTtgctgatggtgatgatgaataTTTAATGCAAAGACATTACCCATTGGGATGGAAACCTTTAAACACTGCTGAGGGGCACTTGTTAATCATTTTAATCCCCACAGAGAGCAGATTTCAATTTAATCTGGATATTAGAATCAAGGTTTAGGAATTGCAGCCTGTTTTCTAGCAGAGAGAATCAGTTTCTGCAGCTCAATGGAATATGTGATGAGGATGACTGTTCATTGTGCAAGGAAAAGTAAGttaactttttatttgtatccacCATTTTTGCTGAAAGGGATTATTAGATTTAAATTATTACCTGGTGATCAGATGGGTTTCATTTATTGGCTACTATGACAAAAGGGTGTAAAGGCTACAGAATCCCACTCTTGTTCTCTGTACACATATACATTTCATCTTTTGAGATTAAATTAGTTTGGAAGGATGGTAATTAGATGGTATTATTGACTGGAAATGCCTTTGGGATTCAGAGTATAGTCACGAGAGTATCCAGCAATAGAGAATGTGGTCTGTAATTCCTAGATAAAAATAGTTTTTCTTAGGATACTGGATTCTTTCAAGAACCTTGGAAGGTAAATTGATCCAACTCTGAATTTCTTTAATGTAGTTTACAGACTACCATCTTTCCCAGTGCTGTTCATTAACAATTTCATTCAGAATTATTCAGTACTAAATATTGTGAATCACCATCATCTATGGGTTTCTGTTTTGACCTTATATTTATAAACATTCTCCCACCTTTTCACATGTAttacaagtactgtactttagacTACATAAATACATGTAACCATAAGTGCTGTGCATATTTACAATGTAAATTCACTTCATTCAACCATGAAGCAATTTAGGTATCTGACTTTCaggggaaaatagaaataatagaatcatagagttggaaataaTTTGCTAATGCTCATGCTGGGACTATGGCaataatatttcatttataaaaCACCTATACAGttagtcctctgtatccacaaattgtTTACCCACAgactcaaccatccatggcttgaaaatattgaaaaaatatataaattccaaaaggaccTTGCCATTAATATAAAGGACCCTATTAAatgtcattgcatttaatgggacttgagcttcacagattttggtatgatggggagtcctggaaccaaactccagtggctactaagggcccactgtatttttataaaCACTgcacacacttttttaaaataacaactgtCACTGCAATTAGTTTTAACAATCCTAACagccatgacacaaaaggaaaaggaggtaaTGAAAAAGGAGCAAACAGCCAAAAATGtcatttgttgtcattgttaactgccctcgtgTCAGCCCTGAATCACGGATGAGACAtttcctatggatgagacatctccaagtccctctATCTTGCTCTGCTCAATTCCTATAGATTCATGTCTGTGACagccctgattgagtctattcttCTGGCTAgtgctctgtctctctttctgctgccctccacctttcccagtattaatgtatttttaagtgagtcatgatgtgaccaaaatatgatagcctcagtttcatcatctggGCTTCCAAGGGGGCTTTctagtttgatctgttcaaggactcatttatttgtctttttggctgtccatgttaTCCTCAACACTCTTGTTTAGctccatatctcaaatgagttgattcttctcctatctgttttcttcactgtccagttctcacaaccatacataatgatggggaataatgattctgactttaatgcTCATTTTTAtgcctttactctttaggatcttctctagttctttcatagctgcccttcccatttctactgttcttcatatttctttgctgtaatcatcattctgatcaatgtttgaccctagctatgggaactctttaactcttcaacaatttcttcattgtctaggttgaatttatgtatatcttctgtgataattatttttggttttttatgttcagcattaaacctgcctttgcactttcatctttgacctttagtaattcttccaagtctatgacaCTTTTCGCTAGTAATATGGCATGGTCTGCATGTGTAAGATTATAGACATTCCTtcttcctgtcttcactcctccttctgaccTGCTATTCTTATGATACAGTGCACACATtccatacgtggcttccagcctaTGTGGAAGCCACACGGAGGAAAAACAATCCTGTgtttcaatggggcatgagcatacatGCTTTTACCTTTATGATGGGGGTCccggaacagatctcccatgtaagggaagggtccactgtactttctgCATACAAACTGAACAAGTTTCAGATTTCATGACTGAAATCAATACATTCTCCATGAGACTTAAGGAACAGTCCACTACACTTGGACCAACCTTGgcaggcaagaaacaaaaatGGACTGCTGCTTCAGTCTCATGAGAATGATCAGTCTCAGTAAGTATCAACCACTCTCATTTGCATGGGTCTATGCTATATAATCTTAAGGTGTTTCTTGCTGCAGATGTGTTAAATATCATTATTGTAAAAATAATATCTACCAGAAGGTGATATATGGCTCCTATAAAGACCGGAGGACATATGTGAACTTAGTTTGGGATACACTGCTCTCTATAGCACTTTGGATGtatatttattgattttcagAATTACTACAGTAtagttactgtatataaataatttattattatttatatgttacAGTGGTGGTTTTATTCTTTGGACACATTTATTTCTTTGACATATCACAGTATAATGCACTGGTAGTTTCTCACTTCTATTTTTTCCTGCGTTGTTTGTGAAACTCTTCTGTTGTGTTTGTACTATATGGGAGTCATGCCATGACAGCTAGCTTCACACACCAATGTTAGTGCTAAATATTAGTGTTACTTGTCATATTTATTATTGAGTCATGTTATTCCCAGGCTGGCTGAAGGAGCAATCCACAACTGGTGGGTTATTACTTCACACCAGTTTGATCAAGGGAAGAGACCCAACGTTCTAAATCTTTTTGGtccgttttctctctctctcaatggtTTTAATTTCCATGCCTTAACAGCTACTTTACTTTATTTctcactttcttcctctttcaaatTCTTGGAAAATCTTcttctaaaaataaatttaaactatGGCTAATGGtgtaaagaaaaaaagcaaacaatacaAGGTCTAGATGGCAAGAGAGAAAAGCTACACTTTCcttctaaaaaaaagaaaaggaactagagcatgaaacattttgaaaatctCCCCTAAGACCACAGCTGTGCAATTTTACTCAGGCAGTTAGCAAGTTCAGTTTTAGGGAAAATAACAAAGCTGGACGTTAAATTTCATTGATGAATTACAGAATAAATAAGCATTGGAAGAAGTGTACTCATAGAATTTTAGAAGCATCCTTCCTTAAACTCATCAATGGACAAATAGCTACAATCActtgaggaagaaaaataaaagcattcTAGAATGGTCAGTActaagattttaaaatttaaaatagaatttgtATAACTTGGTGAATATTgcactactctctctctctctctctgatttcctttctctgtgtttgtgtaaTTCTGCTACCCCACAATGGAACCCAACATTTGTTTTATCATCCTATCATTTGTTTCACACAATGTGCCTGTATTTATATCTTAGCAGTGGATATGTAGATAGCTAGTGTTCTAGCCTCTTCCAGTGCATTCATTTATTAAGCAGGTTTGACCCTAATATGACTCTGTACCTTTGTTAAGATTTCAACACTTTCACAAAGTGATGGTAGTTATTTACCAGGAGAAGCAGGTGGCAGGCATAATTTTGTTATCTCTTCTTGCAGCTGGCTAAATTATTAACACTTTCCATTCTAATTCTTAGATCTTCTGCTTtacatgagcttttgcagacacACACATTGCAACTGGTCTTTCTGAGCACAATGACACTCAACCCTTTCACCTCTGTATTTTTCCATCAGCCACTTTAAAAGACATCTGAGAAAAGAATTCTGGGCAGGGAATCAGGCTTCAGCAAAGTAAGGATGCTTTTGGTATTAATTTTTATAGAAATTCTGCAAGTTGTTGAAAAGCCAGTTTGGGTCAAAATAATTATTGGAACATGGAATGTGTGCTGTTACCATTGTTGAATGTGCTATTAATATTCTCTTATGTTCTACATAGGAAGCCTTGTTTTGGAATGCCAAACAATAGAGAATCTGTAGACTTAAAGCCATCTGTAGACTTAAAGCCATCATTAAAGCcagaactaccgtatatactcaactataagttgacctcatgtataagtcgagggcaagttttggggccaaaattatggattttgctatgaccccgtgcataagtcaagggtaaaatttaggggcatattgcaaaggatctaaaggatgaagcaaagcaaaacaatgtcaaagaaggtacaaaattccagcagacataactttgtgcttactcttaacactggatggatgagaaagtagagggggttggtgcctcatatattatactcttgcttttcaccagatggttccttcttttaaataagagttaagatacattagttacattgacccgtggaaaAGTCAACCCAGGGTTTTTGGGTCCATTttgtgacctaaatttctagacttatacatgagtatatacagtatatgctccAAAGAACTTAACTTCATCATACTCCCCCCACCCATTATGTTTACTCATAAAGACTTACAACACAAGTGTGGTGCTCAGAAATTGGAATATGGTTTCTGTTTTAAATATGAGAGCACATCTAGAGCCTCTCCAAAATActtgtgttttaactttgtgAAAATCATGGCAATAAGATCAGTAATTTTTAAACTTATCTTTCCAACTGTGAATTGTGTGTTCCTAGACTATTAGGAAATGCTTAAATGTTTGTGATCACCTTTTGGTTAAGAATCCAACTAGTGTTGGAAATACAGGACAATATCCAGAACTTAGAGGGAGGCCATCTTCTTTCCCCATAGCAGTCCCATGTGCACCCCCAAAACCAGACCTGAGGGACTGGAAAATGCTACGGAGCTGGTGTTCAGGCAATATGGAGGACTGAAGCAGAAATGAAAATACTGTTACCATTGCCAACAGAATGGCTGATTTACGCATTTTCTGCTATTTGTAGATAACTTGGTGCGTTGTGTTATATAAACAACTGGGGCTGTAAGTGAAGAGAGCCTGTGCCCTCTATGAGTTTCAAAATATTCATAACTAACTAGATGTCATTCCCTTTCCATTCCACTagtgggaaataaaataaaaatgctctcTTTAACTTTTGAGTATCATTACAACTCAAAAGAAACCTCTGTATGGCTTCCCAAGTCCTAGCCCGATATTTCCTTAATTCTCAATGTTAATATTTCAAAAGCCATAACTCCCTAAATCTTACTAGGATTAGCCTTCTGGTCCAATACATAATAAGGATTAGTGTGCTTGTTGTATCTTCTTTAGTAAACATTTATGGTAAAATAAAATTGGTATCATTATTCATCTGTGAGCTAATTCACCTGTTAGAACACACCGTAGGATCAAATGTTTGTCCACTAAGCCTTTGTaaaagttccccttttccctAGTTTGTTGGGTGTATTCATTTATATATGTGGAAGGACACTTGATTACAGGTAGATGAAACTAATGTTTAATGTGCATTGTGCTACTTTTCCCAAATTACATTTTTGTCTTGTCCCACAGGTATAAAAGAAAgtacagaaggcagcagaagatgcatttttattatttattctgccTGTGGATTCCTCTTTCTCTTGGTGACTCAAATATGCAACATGCGTGTCACAAAATTTGCTTTTGCAAAGATGGGTCAATGTTTGTGAACTGTTCAGGAGTCAGTGTAAGTTCCAGTTTAATGTTCCCCTTTGAGACAGAACACTTGGATCTGTCAAATAGCAACTTGCATTCTGTTCCATGGAAAGGTCTGAGACACTTATGGAAACTACAGATTCTTCTCTTGAGTGGCAACTACATTTATAAAGTTGAAGATAGGGCATTCATCTTCTTGGAAAGACTTCATAAGCTTGATATTTGTAGAAATGAAATTTCATTTCTTGGAAACAGTTTTTCAGTGGGACTCATGTCTCTCCTTGAACTCATTTTGTCCTATAATAGACTGCAGGAGTTGCGGTACAAGAGCTTCCAGCACTTTGAAAACCTTCAGAAGCTCaatctgcaaaataataatatatcttCAATAGAAATTGGTGCTTTTCGCAGTCTCAGCTGTTTGAGACAGCTTTTTCTTCAGAATAATTATCTTCACAGCTTACACAGTGGAATTTTTTCCATGCTGCAACACTTGGAAATTTTGAACTTGGAGCGCAATGTCATCAAAACCATTGCTCCTGATGTCTTTACTTCTTTAAGCAGCCTCACAATACTTAACTTGGTCCACAATAAAATAGAGCATATTAGATTCAAAACATTATTATCTCTGCAGAGTCCTGGAACTCACATCTTGCTGTCAAACAACCCATGGTTCTGTGACTGTGACCTTCAAAGAGTATTTGCAAAACTACACAGTGTCAGGAGGCTGATATTGGATGACTACCAGAATGTGACCTGCACAGAGCCCCATATTCTGAGAGGCCTCCCTCTGTCTTCTGTGGATACCCAGTTGTGCATTGCTGAGACAGTAACAGTCCTTGTCATAACTTTTACAGTCTTGGTTACTGTGGTAGCTGCCATTGTCATGgctgaaagaaacagaaagaaaaggacgGGCAAGCATTGGAGTGAGGACAGTGAGGTATCCTATGATGCTCATAATTAATTTCATTCTAGATATTCCTACATTTTATGTGTGCTTGATGGTACTATTTTATCTACTCACCACAACATTAAGTAATTTCATTCAGAttttacatccttttttaatgttcttaattCTGAAGCATTAAGCCATCATTATAAAATAGACAATGTTTAAAGAGATTACATTAATAGTTACTTCCACCGGCCtgagaagaaggagactccactccccataactgccatctgccggcctgagagggagttcaccaggtaggtccagctccatcagggccagcctggaagaaggaagagccctccctccagtccatctgccttggtccaggcctcagagagagagaagaaccactggacctcatcccctttccctccaccattcccttctccttttgtttcgtgtcttttagattgtaagcctgagggcaaggaactgtctgattaaaaataattgtaagccgccctgagagccattagggctgaagggagggatataaatacccaaataaataaataaataaataggagacAGAATTTTAACAGTACTGGAAGCACTCTTAAATAAACAGTACACATTCCAGGAGATATATGAAACTGAAATCATATTTTGCACCTTCATTCTCCTTGGTGTTGTCAATAACAATCTTTAAAATGagtttaaaaataacattcaATTATAAATGTGTACTATCTAATACCTTAAAGGCCCTTGCAGTTTAGATGGGTTTGTAGAGATTCTAATGCCTAGCATGTGTTAATTACAGATGCTAACAGATTTAATAGTACTCattgccagtggcatcactggacaGTTGTGGGGGAGTGCAAACTGCGCCAGATGGTGGGGTCTTCTTCCAACTCTGGTGGATGGGTGAGCACACTTCTCATGGCTTCTTCATTACCCTGCTCCCTCTCCAGGGAAGGATCAGAGGTGACAGCATGGGCTACAGAGGAGTGAGCATGCCTTTTGTGGCTTCATTACCGCCCAGTTCTCTAGGGAGGGAGCCTGGACAGTCAAAGCTATGAGGGGTGAGCATTGAGGAGGGCAGGCCACCACTGCCATCTCCCCCTTGGCAGCCCCGCACCTGCACCAGATGTCACCATCTGTGtgtttttaagtcatttccgaattatagcgaccctaaggcaaacctaacgggaatttcttggtaagattttttcagacaaggtttgccattgccttcccatgaggctgagagcacgtgacttgcccaaagtcatccaactggtttcatggtcaagctgggaattgaaccatggtctccagagtt is a window from the Sceloporus undulatus isolate JIND9_A2432 ecotype Alabama chromosome 1, SceUnd_v1.1, whole genome shotgun sequence genome containing:
- the LOC121932644 gene encoding platelet glycoprotein V-like yields the protein MHFYYLFCLWIPLSLGDSNMQHACHKICFCKDGSMFVNCSGVSVSSSLMFPFETEHLDLSNSNLHSVPWKGLRHLWKLQILLLSGNYIYKVEDRAFIFLERLHKLDICRNEISFLGNSFSVGLMSLLELILSYNRLQELRYKSFQHFENLQKLNLQNNNISSIEIGAFRSLSCLRQLFLQNNYLHSLHSGIFSMLQHLEILNLERNVIKTIAPDVFTSLSSLTILNLVHNKIEHIRFKTLLSLQSPGTHILLSNNPWFCDCDLQRVFAKLHSVRRLILDDYQNVTCTEPHILRGLPLSSVDTQLCIAETVTVLVITFTVLVTVVAAIVMAERNRKKRTGKHWSEDSEVSYDAHN